A region from the Phycisphaerales bacterium genome encodes:
- a CDS encoding UDP-N-acetylglucosamine--N-acetylmuramyl-(pentapeptide) pyrophosphoryl-undecaprenol N-acetylglucosamine transferase, with product MNPARNTTAPQTAPLVIFAGGGSGGHLFPSLAIAERLMDVAPGASAEFYCSQRAIDRDILEQAGAAFRPLPAAPMLLRPFPAGPLRFIRGWRQSVRLAATELTERARTRPVAVALMGGFVAAPVARAAAKVGVPSILVNLDVAPGKANRLMARFSSRIISAVPCPDYPEFNKSVMGMPIRRGAVATHSRAECRARFGLHPDTPTLLVTGASQGAGTFNRLLIDLLTHRRSAFDGWQVLHLTGASDEAEVREAYAHAGVPARVLPFSTDMASAWGAADLALSRCGASSVAEALANCVPTLFSPYPWHRDQHQRLNAIEHVRAGRAWLVGDAIDPARNLEIMGNRLLELMSAASQREQVVWRLRSEPASDAAAQIAALLCAAAKSVGRP from the coding sequence GTGAACCCGGCCCGCAACACCACGGCTCCGCAAACCGCACCACTGGTCATCTTTGCAGGCGGGGGCTCCGGCGGGCACCTCTTCCCGTCGCTGGCGATCGCCGAGCGGTTGATGGACGTTGCGCCCGGCGCGAGCGCGGAGTTCTACTGCTCGCAGCGGGCCATCGACCGCGACATCCTCGAGCAGGCGGGCGCCGCGTTTCGTCCCCTGCCGGCAGCGCCGATGCTGCTCCGGCCCTTTCCCGCCGGCCCGCTGCGCTTCATCCGCGGCTGGCGGCAGTCCGTCCGCCTGGCCGCGACGGAACTGACAGAGCGGGCGCGAACGCGCCCGGTCGCAGTCGCGCTGATGGGTGGGTTTGTCGCGGCGCCGGTCGCGCGAGCCGCAGCAAAGGTCGGCGTGCCGTCGATCCTCGTCAATCTCGACGTCGCGCCGGGCAAAGCCAACCGGCTCATGGCTCGCTTCTCCAGCCGCATCATCTCCGCTGTGCCTTGCCCGGACTATCCGGAGTTCAACAAGTCAGTGATGGGAATGCCCATCCGCCGCGGTGCTGTGGCAACGCACAGCCGCGCTGAGTGCCGGGCGCGCTTCGGGCTCCACCCGGACACGCCCACGCTGCTGGTGACCGGCGCCAGTCAAGGAGCAGGAACATTTAACCGACTTCTGATCGACCTGCTTACTCACCGGCGGTCCGCCTTTGACGGTTGGCAGGTCCTCCATCTGACCGGCGCCTCCGACGAGGCCGAGGTCAGAGAGGCGTACGCCCATGCTGGCGTGCCGGCGCGCGTGCTGCCGTTCTCCACCGACATGGCGTCGGCGTGGGGCGCGGCGGACCTTGCTTTGTCGCGTTGCGGCGCGTCGAGCGTGGCCGAAGCCCTCGCCAATTGCGTACCGACCCTTTTTTCACCCTACCCCTGGCACCGCGACCAGCACCAGCGACTGAACGCGATCGAGCACGTTCGAGCCGGTCGGGCCTGGCTGGTTGGCGATGCGATCGATCCGGCGCGCAATCTCGAGATCATGGGCAACCGGCTCCTCGAACTGATGTCGGCCGCGTCCCAGCGCGAGCAGGTCGTTTGGCGGCTCCGAAGCGAGCCCGCATCGGATGCTGCAGCGCAAATTGCGGCGCTGCTCTGTGCGGCGGCCAAGTCCGTTGGACGGCCATGA
- a CDS encoding hydroxymethylglutaryl-CoA lyase, with amino-acid sequence MTAPAAPRRIRITDVGPRDGLQNEKQPVSTRNKIAFINALSRSGVAEIEVSSFVSRKWIPQLGDASEVFAAIERLPGVVYSALVPNMKGMEAALACGVRKIAVFTAASETFNQRNTNAGIAESIARFEPVVQTARAASVQVRAYISCAVACPYEGPVAPAAVAQVAQRLLDLGVDELDLGDTIGVATPTDIDALYDAIESLVPASNTTLHLHDTRGTALACLLRAIERGVMSFDTSTGGLGGCPYAPGAAGNAATEDVVYCLNRMGFETGVRLDQLIEAGLIIERPLGRRLPGRVFQAETSSRCNAAS; translated from the coding sequence ATGACTGCACCAGCCGCACCGCGCCGCATCCGCATCACCGACGTCGGGCCGCGCGATGGTCTTCAGAACGAAAAGCAGCCAGTCTCCACGCGCAACAAGATCGCCTTTATCAACGCGCTCTCGCGCTCCGGCGTGGCTGAGATCGAAGTCTCGAGTTTCGTCAGTCGCAAGTGGATTCCTCAACTTGGTGACGCGTCAGAGGTTTTTGCCGCGATCGAGCGCCTCCCGGGAGTCGTGTACAGCGCGCTCGTCCCGAACATGAAGGGCATGGAGGCGGCGCTCGCCTGCGGCGTGAGGAAGATCGCCGTCTTCACCGCCGCGTCTGAGACGTTCAATCAGCGCAACACCAACGCGGGCATTGCGGAGTCCATCGCCCGATTCGAGCCGGTCGTGCAGACCGCGCGCGCCGCATCCGTGCAGGTCCGCGCCTACATCTCCTGCGCCGTCGCCTGTCCCTACGAGGGGCCGGTGGCGCCGGCGGCAGTCGCGCAGGTGGCGCAGCGCCTGCTCGATCTCGGCGTGGATGAACTCGATCTCGGCGACACGATCGGCGTAGCAACCCCCACCGACATCGATGCGCTCTACGACGCGATCGAATCGCTTGTGCCCGCGAGCAACACCACCCTGCACCTCCACGACACGCGCGGCACGGCGCTGGCCTGCCTGCTTCGCGCCATCGAGCGCGGCGTCATGTCGTTCGACACGTCCACGGGGGGACTCGGCGGGTGCCCGTATGCTCCGGGCGCGGCCGGAAACGCCGCGACTGAAGACGTGGTCTACTGCCTCAACCGGATGGGTTTCGAAACCGGCGTTCGACTCGACCAACTCATCGAAGCCGGCCTCATCATCGAGCGGCCTCTCGGGCGGCGTCTGCCGGGACGAGTGTTCCAGGCCGAGACATCCAGCCGATGCAATGCCGCATCGTGA
- a CDS encoding FAD-dependent oxidoreductase → MAHPTRIVILGGGFAGVYTARHLLRLGGDRVQVHLVNRENYLVFQPMLPEVISGSVGIADTTTPIRRLIPRAHLHMRDVEGVDLAERHVICSPGFQPRPLVLPYDHLVIALGNVTDFRGLPGLAEHAMPFKTHGDALALRNHVIRILEEADAETRADWRARLLTFVVAGGGFSGVEVVAELHDFVRRALRSYPTITRAMCRFVLLHSRERILPEVDEKLALYAQNLLRRRGIEIMLGARLAAATSEHAALADGTKLACATLVATVPSHPNPLCEALDLPSDRGRIIVDEHLRVQGQGSVWALGDCALVPLPGAVGERAYAPPTAQHAIREARVAAANILAAENKRPLQPFAFKGLGSLCALGHRRGVAQVMGVRLAGFPAWFLWRTVYWSKLPGIQSKVRVGLSWLLDLFLPPDIVQLRVGRSSGINHEHFEPGQAVFEQGDLGDRVYIIIRGRADVERRDEQSGQAQVLASLEAGHYFGEMALLNRAPRNATVRCVEPMDVLSIEKGEFGSLITHLDVLRQQFEQTAQARREPMPPAKLPTALPKI, encoded by the coding sequence ATGGCTCATCCCACGCGCATCGTCATCCTCGGCGGCGGATTTGCCGGTGTTTACACCGCCAGGCACCTGCTGCGTCTGGGCGGCGACCGCGTGCAGGTGCATCTCGTCAATCGCGAGAACTACCTCGTCTTCCAGCCGATGCTGCCGGAAGTCATTTCAGGCAGCGTGGGCATTGCCGACACCACCACGCCCATCCGACGTCTCATCCCGCGCGCTCATCTGCACATGCGCGACGTCGAGGGAGTGGACCTCGCCGAGCGGCACGTCATCTGCTCGCCCGGCTTTCAGCCGCGCCCGCTTGTTCTGCCTTATGACCACCTCGTCATCGCGCTGGGCAACGTGACGGACTTCCGCGGGCTGCCCGGTCTCGCCGAACACGCCATGCCCTTCAAGACGCACGGCGACGCACTGGCCCTGCGCAATCACGTCATTCGCATCCTCGAAGAGGCCGACGCGGAGACGCGTGCGGACTGGCGAGCGAGGCTGCTGACGTTCGTCGTCGCCGGCGGCGGGTTCTCCGGCGTGGAAGTCGTGGCGGAACTGCACGACTTCGTCCGCCGCGCGCTGCGCAGTTATCCCACCATCACGCGCGCGATGTGCCGCTTCGTCCTGCTCCATTCGCGCGAGCGCATCCTTCCCGAAGTCGATGAGAAGCTGGCCCTCTACGCGCAGAACCTGCTGCGCCGGCGCGGCATCGAGATCATGCTCGGCGCGCGACTTGCCGCCGCCACATCCGAGCACGCGGCGCTGGCAGACGGCACGAAGCTCGCCTGCGCGACGCTCGTGGCCACGGTGCCGAGCCATCCCAATCCGCTGTGCGAAGCGCTCGATCTCCCCAGCGATCGCGGGCGCATCATCGTCGATGAGCACCTGCGCGTGCAGGGGCAGGGCAGCGTGTGGGCGCTGGGCGACTGCGCGCTGGTACCGCTGCCCGGCGCCGTCGGCGAGCGGGCGTACGCGCCGCCCACGGCCCAGCACGCGATTCGCGAAGCAAGAGTCGCGGCCGCCAACATCCTGGCCGCCGAGAACAAGCGCCCGCTGCAGCCTTTCGCCTTCAAAGGTCTGGGCTCGCTGTGCGCGCTGGGTCATCGCCGCGGCGTCGCTCAGGTCATGGGCGTGCGTCTGGCCGGCTTTCCGGCGTGGTTCCTCTGGAGAACCGTCTACTGGAGCAAACTGCCGGGCATCCAGAGCAAGGTGCGCGTCGGCTTGTCCTGGCTGCTCGATCTATTCCTGCCGCCCGACATCGTGCAGCTGCGCGTCGGCCGCAGCAGCGGAATCAATCACGAGCACTTCGAACCCGGCCAGGCCGTGTTCGAACAGGGCGACCTCGGCGATCGCGTCTACATCATCATCCGCGGCCGCGCGGACGTGGAGCGGCGCGATGAGCAATCCGGCCAAGCGCAGGTTCTCGCCTCGCTCGAAGCGGGCCACTACTTCGGCGAGATGGCGCTGCTCAACCGCGCCCCGCGCAACGCCACCGTGCGCTGCGTCGAGCCGATGGATGTGCTCAGCATCGAAAAAGGCGAGTTCGGTTCGCTCATTACCCACCTCGATGTCCTGCGCCAGCAGTTCGAGCAGACGGCCCAGGCCCGGCGCGAGCCGATGCCGCCTGCAAAATTACCGACCGCGCTCCCAAAGATCTGA
- a CDS encoding cyclic nucleotide-binding domain-containing protein, producing the protein MAKRMLTARLSGDRSAILRAPDLVGIDIFADLDRKVIDKFPGTVVRREFAAGEVICREGEGGTTAFYLLEGTVKVFIARRLGAAASRPRQGWRAAIGRWFGQKPLHPPRHSSDAIIPIDANVDLTYGQPRTTLGAGEVFGEMSCLNLAPRSATVVAETDCVMLEILRNMYEQLQRSPTFREKMDANYRARALQGHLRNVPIFRDLPDDVLERLQSRAQLIAVDAGTTIFRESDEADGVYVIRLGQVRVSQKFPGGERTLAYLTRGDFFGETGLLRRTTRNATCQAVDHPIMEGGRKRKPARVELVKIAADDFAAVLDEFPRIKGRLETVTQERIRQGQRARVTLTVSAPSRRVEELGLLQGQNLMLIDLERCTRCDQCVDACVSAHEDGISRLFRTGPRYDKYLVPSSCRMCLDPVCMIGCPVGSIRRSEDLSIIIEDWCVGCGICAKQCPYESIVMHELEEYGEDVSERLMRIAESGEVMAVTERAAVCDQCEDLPSGPACVYSCPHDAAHRVNAAEFLSAVGLFAAAADREEQGGAS; encoded by the coding sequence ATGGCCAAGCGAATGCTCACGGCGAGACTCTCCGGAGATCGCAGCGCCATCCTCAGGGCGCCCGACCTGGTCGGCATCGACATTTTCGCCGATCTCGACCGCAAAGTGATCGACAAGTTTCCCGGCACGGTGGTGCGCCGCGAGTTTGCCGCCGGCGAGGTCATCTGCCGCGAGGGCGAAGGCGGCACCACGGCGTTCTATCTGCTCGAAGGTACGGTGAAGGTCTTCATCGCCCGGCGGCTGGGCGCGGCTGCATCCCGGCCGCGGCAAGGCTGGCGCGCCGCCATCGGCCGGTGGTTCGGCCAGAAGCCCCTCCATCCGCCCCGCCACAGCAGCGACGCCATCATCCCCATCGACGCCAACGTCGATCTGACGTACGGCCAGCCGCGGACGACGCTGGGCGCCGGAGAAGTCTTCGGCGAGATGAGTTGCCTCAACCTCGCTCCGCGCTCGGCCACGGTGGTGGCCGAGACTGACTGCGTCATGCTCGAAATCCTGCGCAACATGTACGAACAGTTGCAGCGCTCGCCCACCTTTCGCGAGAAGATGGATGCGAACTACCGCGCCCGGGCGCTGCAGGGGCACCTGCGCAACGTGCCGATCTTCCGCGACCTGCCCGACGACGTGCTCGAACGCCTGCAGAGCCGTGCTCAGTTGATCGCCGTCGATGCCGGCACGACCATCTTCCGCGAAAGCGACGAAGCCGACGGCGTCTATGTCATCCGCCTCGGGCAGGTGCGCGTGAGCCAGAAGTTTCCCGGCGGCGAGCGGACGCTGGCGTACCTCACGCGCGGCGATTTTTTCGGCGAGACCGGACTGCTTCGCCGCACCACGCGCAACGCCACCTGCCAGGCGGTCGATCACCCCATCATGGAGGGCGGGCGCAAGCGCAAGCCCGCGCGGGTGGAACTCGTGAAGATCGCGGCCGACGACTTCGCCGCCGTACTCGACGAGTTTCCGCGCATCAAGGGTCGGCTCGAGACCGTCACCCAGGAGCGCATCCGCCAGGGGCAGAGGGCGCGGGTGACGCTGACGGTCTCGGCGCCGTCGAGGCGGGTCGAAGAACTCGGCCTGCTGCAGGGGCAGAACCTCATGCTCATCGACCTCGAGCGCTGCACGCGCTGCGACCAGTGCGTCGATGCGTGCGTGTCGGCGCACGAGGACGGCATCAGCCGGCTGTTTCGCACCGGGCCGCGCTACGACAAGTACCTCGTGCCGTCGAGTTGCCGCATGTGTCTCGATCCCGTGTGCATGATCGGCTGCCCGGTTGGATCGATCCGCCGCAGCGAAGACCTGAGCATCATCATCGAAGACTGGTGCGTGGGCTGCGGCATCTGCGCCAAGCAGTGTCCGTACGAGTCCATCGTGATGCACGAACTCGAGGAGTACGGCGAGGACGTGAGCGAGCGGCTCATGCGCATCGCGGAATCCGGCGAAGTCATGGCCGTCACCGAGCGCGCGGCCGTGTGCGACCAGTGCGAAGATCTGCCCTCGGGCCCGGCGTGCGTCTACTCGTGCCCGCACGACGCGGCCCATCGCGTGAACGCGGCAGAGTTCCTCAGCGCGGTCGGGCTGTTCGCCGCGGCCGCCGATCGAGAAGAGCAAGGCGGGGCCTCCTGA
- a CDS encoding cytochrome c3 family protein, with product MPDSRPIEERFDVTYVRRTHGPDLANRWLAWLVVLGGGGLLAMLVARGDNRAYSSGSLSTVHASFGNDCAQCHQPAADGASNFFLPVADDACLRCHAAVEHAPNQTQFSAADAVVIPGHRGPVRMAAGCAVCHVEHRGRDADLNLIPDRLCVQCHANLSRDGLHPAEAPPAIPDESVGEDRP from the coding sequence ATGCCCGACAGCCGACCGATTGAAGAGCGATTCGACGTGACCTACGTCCGCCGCACGCACGGGCCGGACCTGGCCAATCGCTGGCTCGCGTGGCTGGTCGTGCTCGGCGGCGGAGGCTTGCTTGCCATGCTGGTGGCGCGCGGCGACAACCGCGCGTATTCGTCGGGCAGCCTGAGCACGGTGCACGCGAGCTTCGGCAATGACTGCGCACAGTGTCACCAGCCTGCCGCGGATGGCGCTTCCAATTTCTTCCTGCCCGTTGCCGATGACGCCTGCCTGCGCTGCCACGCCGCGGTTGAGCACGCGCCAAACCAGACGCAATTCAGCGCGGCGGATGCTGTCGTCATCCCCGGCCACCGCGGGCCGGTGCGGATGGCGGCGGGTTGTGCCGTGTGCCACGTTGAGCACCGCGGCCGCGATGCCGACCTCAACCTCATTCCCGATCGCCTGTGCGTGCAGTGCCATGCGAACCTGAGCCGCGACGGCCTGCACCCGGCCGAGGCGCCGCCGGCAATACCGGATGAATCAGTCGGGGAGGACCGGCCATGA
- a CDS encoding aminotransferase class I/II-fold pyridoxal phosphate-dependent enzyme has product MPVSHRLASYGTSIFTEMTRLANEKGAINLSQGFPDFDGPEFVRNAAIDAIRAGHNQYARMSGVPPLNNALASRWQRLTGQAIDPDTQVSVTNGCTEAIAATCLGLLNPGDEVITFEPYYDSYRPCIEISGGVPVVLTLAAPMFSLNRDAFEAAITPRTRAVIINTPHNPTGKVFSRDELTFVAEMCIRHNLIAITDEVYEHLVFEGQHVRLATLPGMAERTITLSSVGKTFSLTGWKIGWAIASPDLSRCVRSGRQFLSYSVATPLQHAAAAAVSAGSEYLDAFLREYRQRRDLLCEALEEIGFVVYRPAGTYFVLADHTPFGFADDRAFCAHLIDEIGVAAIPPTPFYDHVEFGKPLVRFAFCKRLETLNAAIDRLRKLRPR; this is encoded by the coding sequence ATGCCCGTTTCGCACCGACTCGCGTCCTACGGCACTTCGATCTTCACGGAGATGACGCGCCTGGCAAATGAGAAGGGCGCCATCAACCTCTCGCAGGGGTTCCCCGATTTCGACGGACCGGAGTTCGTCCGCAACGCCGCGATCGACGCCATCCGCGCCGGGCACAATCAATACGCCCGCATGTCCGGAGTGCCGCCGCTGAACAATGCGCTGGCCAGCCGCTGGCAGCGACTCACCGGTCAAGCGATCGACCCCGACACGCAGGTGAGCGTAACCAACGGCTGCACGGAGGCCATCGCCGCCACCTGCCTCGGCCTGCTCAATCCGGGCGATGAAGTCATCACTTTCGAGCCCTACTACGACTCCTACAGACCCTGCATCGAGATCTCCGGCGGCGTGCCGGTCGTGCTTACGCTCGCGGCGCCGATGTTTAGCCTCAACCGCGACGCGTTCGAGGCCGCCATCACGCCGCGCACGCGCGCGGTCATCATCAACACGCCTCACAACCCGACGGGCAAGGTCTTCAGCCGCGACGAACTCACCTTCGTCGCCGAGATGTGCATCCGCCACAATCTCATCGCCATCACCGACGAGGTGTACGAGCATCTCGTGTTCGAAGGCCAGCACGTGCGCCTGGCTACGCTGCCGGGCATGGCCGAGCGCACCATCACGCTCTCCTCCGTCGGCAAGACGTTCTCGCTCACCGGCTGGAAGATCGGCTGGGCGATCGCCTCGCCGGACCTGAGCCGGTGCGTGCGTTCGGGGCGGCAGTTTCTGAGTTACTCGGTGGCCACGCCACTTCAGCACGCCGCCGCGGCTGCCGTCAGCGCCGGAAGCGAATACCTCGACGCATTCCTGCGCGAGTATCGGCAGCGCCGCGACCTGCTCTGCGAAGCGCTGGAAGAAATCGGCTTTGTCGTGTACCGGCCGGCCGGCACCTATTTCGTCCTCGCCGACCACACGCCCTTCGGCTTCGCCGACGACCGCGCCTTCTGCGCGCACCTCATCGACGAGATCGGCGTCGCCGCCATCCCGCCCACGCCGTTCTACGACCACGTCGAGTTCGGCAAGCCGCTGGTGCGCTTTGCGTTCTGCAAGCGGCTCGAAACGCTCAACGCCGCGATTGATCGGCTGAGGAAGTTGCGGCCCCGGTAG
- a CDS encoding N-6 DNA methylase, whose product MIAKRAPNSQRTVGESAAARRKRLGAFYTPPDLVGAILDEAMAPILEPMVDAASCRARLARLRIIDPACGSGHFLLGAWRRLADLIERIAAVESRRDCLQLAAASLHGIDIDPQARAAGRPLLEMECERWGMEPGDFAHWCRLGDALLGELIEPGTFGLVVGNPPFVDSESMCAGNLSRRRGLAGRYATARGNWDLASLFVELALRLARPGGRVGLVLPRRLLASDHARHVQALLLKQTIESIRVNRLDAFEEAAVETVSVVMRRGRGGDGQLIRIIDGPSCWSFAQRDLAPLPPGHWSAALAGRGSALSTAINPAALRERPRLRECAFVGDGATTAEAYRLREAIVERRDATDAFVQLINTGTIDPYQSHWGTRPTRYLKTAWIEPVVPLGWLESHMPRRAAQACSAKVLVAGLAGRIEAVVDDGSALCGKSAVQVIPLEPVLCHALCAWLNSTPVNDFYRVLFGSRGFGVRSMHIGPRQLEQLPTWRLNDRAIAEELAELSRALHSREVHSNQSRRLHARIDAIVSELLA is encoded by the coding sequence ATGATAGCGAAGCGGGCGCCAAACTCGCAGCGGACGGTTGGTGAGAGCGCTGCGGCTCGCCGCAAGCGGCTTGGCGCGTTCTACACGCCGCCTGATCTCGTGGGGGCCATTCTCGACGAGGCGATGGCGCCGATTCTTGAGCCCATGGTCGATGCGGCGTCGTGCCGGGCGCGCCTGGCGAGGCTGCGCATCATCGACCCGGCGTGCGGCAGCGGCCATTTTCTCCTCGGCGCCTGGCGGCGGCTGGCGGACCTCATTGAGCGCATCGCGGCCGTGGAGTCGCGTCGCGACTGTCTGCAACTTGCGGCGGCGAGCCTGCACGGCATTGACATCGACCCGCAGGCGCGTGCCGCGGGCCGGCCGCTGCTTGAAATGGAGTGTGAGCGGTGGGGGATGGAGCCGGGCGATTTTGCTCACTGGTGCCGACTCGGCGATGCGCTGCTGGGGGAGCTGATCGAGCCGGGCACATTTGGTCTGGTCGTGGGCAATCCGCCGTTCGTGGATTCCGAGTCGATGTGTGCCGGGAATCTGTCGCGCCGGCGTGGGCTGGCGGGCCGATACGCCACGGCGCGCGGCAACTGGGATCTGGCATCGCTCTTCGTCGAACTGGCGCTGCGGCTCGCGCGGCCGGGTGGGCGCGTCGGCCTCGTCCTGCCACGGAGGCTGCTGGCCTCCGACCATGCCCGGCACGTGCAGGCGCTCCTTCTAAAACAGACGATCGAATCAATTCGCGTCAACCGGCTTGATGCCTTCGAGGAAGCCGCGGTCGAGACGGTGAGCGTGGTCATGCGTCGCGGTCGCGGCGGGGACGGTCAACTGATTCGAATCATCGACGGACCAAGTTGCTGGTCCTTTGCTCAGCGTGATCTGGCGCCCCTGCCGCCGGGGCACTGGTCGGCAGCGCTGGCCGGCCGCGGGAGCGCCCTGTCGACTGCGATCAATCCGGCGGCGCTGCGCGAGCGGCCGCGCCTCCGGGAGTGCGCCTTCGTGGGCGATGGGGCGACCACGGCCGAGGCATACCGCCTGCGCGAGGCGATCGTCGAGCGGCGCGATGCGACAGACGCCTTTGTGCAACTGATCAATACCGGCACGATCGATCCGTACCAGTCGCACTGGGGCACGCGGCCGACGCGCTATCTCAAGACGGCGTGGATCGAGCCGGTCGTGCCGCTCGGTTGGCTCGAGAGCCATATGCCGCGCCGCGCTGCGCAGGCGTGCTCCGCCAAGGTGCTGGTGGCCGGGCTGGCGGGCCGCATCGAAGCCGTGGTCGATGACGGTTCAGCGCTGTGCGGCAAGTCGGCGGTGCAGGTGATCCCGCTTGAGCCGGTGCTGTGTCACGCGCTGTGCGCCTGGCTCAATTCAACGCCCGTCAATGATTTCTACCGCGTGCTGTTCGGCTCGCGCGGCTTCGGTGTCAGGTCCATGCACATCGGCCCGCGGCAGCTCGAGCAGTTGCCTACGTGGCGGCTCAATGATCGTGCAATCGCGGAGGAACTTGCTGAATTGAGCAGGGCGCTGCATTCCCGAGAAGTTCATTCCAACCAGAGCCGACGCCTGCACGCGCGCATCGACGCAATCGTCTCAGAATTGCTCGCGTGA
- the rho gene encoding transcription termination factor Rho, which yields MTTLTGILEWPQRGDGRIRQLNGMLLERPDDPIVPNVLAQRFPLRAAQELTVEVSLRRPRRRRGRNRGPNAPPREARPIVENVLTIDGLDPDSYAKRLPFDQLTSIDPQPRLTLEYPGCPPANRLIDLFCPIGYGTRGLVVSPPKAGKTTLLQQICHGIKRNHPEVHIVALLIDERPEEVTDFRRNVPCLCLASSNDQDTERHVNLAIFAIERAKRMLEAGKDVVVLLDSLTRMGRAFNASRQHASSGRTMSGGLDSRALEVPKRLFGAARKAEEGGSLTIIASCLVDTGSQADQIIFEEFKGTGNMELILDRSVSEKRIFPAMNLAASGTRKEHLLLTPKELTTITALRRSLLNMRPDMQIERLLAAIERVPTNAQLVGE from the coding sequence ATGACGACCCTGACGGGCATTCTTGAATGGCCCCAGCGAGGTGATGGAAGAATCCGTCAACTCAACGGGATGTTGCTGGAGCGGCCGGACGATCCGATCGTTCCGAACGTTCTTGCGCAGCGCTTCCCACTGCGCGCGGCGCAGGAATTGACCGTCGAAGTCTCGCTGCGCCGACCCCGCCGCCGCCGCGGCCGCAACCGCGGGCCCAACGCTCCGCCGCGCGAAGCCCGGCCGATCGTCGAGAATGTCCTCACCATCGACGGCCTCGATCCCGACAGTTACGCCAAGCGCCTGCCGTTCGACCAACTCACCTCGATCGACCCGCAGCCGCGCCTCACGCTCGAATACCCCGGCTGCCCGCCGGCCAACCGGCTCATCGACCTGTTCTGCCCGATCGGCTATGGCACGCGCGGGCTCGTCGTGTCGCCTCCCAAAGCCGGCAAGACCACGCTGCTCCAGCAGATCTGCCACGGCATCAAGCGCAATCATCCCGAGGTTCACATCGTCGCCCTGCTCATCGACGAGCGACCCGAGGAAGTGACGGATTTCCGCCGCAACGTGCCCTGCCTCTGCCTCGCGTCCAGCAACGACCAGGACACCGAGCGGCACGTCAATCTCGCCATCTTCGCCATCGAGCGCGCCAAGCGCATGCTCGAGGCCGGCAAAGACGTCGTGGTGCTGCTCGACTCGCTCACGCGCATGGGCCGGGCGTTCAACGCCTCGCGCCAGCACGCCAGTTCGGGCCGCACGATGTCCGGCGGCCTCGACTCGCGAGCCCTCGAAGTGCCCAAGCGGCTCTTCGGCGCCGCCCGCAAGGCCGAAGAGGGCGGCTCGCTGACGATCATCGCCTCGTGCCTGGTCGATACCGGGTCGCAGGCGGACCAGATCATCTTCGAAGAGTTCAAGGGCACGGGCAACATGGAGCTCATCCTCGACCGCTCCGTGTCCGAAAAGCGCATCTTCCCCGCGATGAACCTCGCCGCCTCGGGCACGCGCAAAGAGCACCTGCTGCTCACCCCCAAGGAACTCACGACCATCACCGCCCTGCGCCGCTCACTGCTCAACATGCGTCCCGACATGCAGATCGAGCGACTGCTCGCCGCCATCGAGCGCGTGCCGACGAACGCGCAACTGGTCGGCGAGTGA
- a CDS encoding UvrB/UvrC motif-containing protein: MNGHRCDRCGEEATIHEYTPSKGKVLSETHLCEKCAQELGMEGKVVKGSQELLQQLILAKAGRRKAPVSTTCRSCGLSWGEFREHSLLGCPDCYAVFENQLGPLLERIHEGATHHVGKTPVNQNLDLAQRLTHLRKKLAEALAAEQYERAAKIRDELLDLGSGESPPPAEGGESAGSLRA, encoded by the coding sequence ATGAACGGACACAGGTGCGATCGGTGTGGCGAAGAGGCCACGATCCACGAGTACACCCCGTCAAAGGGAAAGGTGCTCTCTGAGACGCACCTGTGCGAAAAGTGCGCGCAGGAACTGGGCATGGAAGGAAAAGTGGTCAAAGGGTCACAGGAATTGCTTCAGCAGTTGATCCTCGCCAAGGCCGGGCGGCGCAAAGCGCCCGTCAGCACGACCTGCCGTTCTTGCGGACTTTCTTGGGGCGAGTTCCGCGAGCACAGCCTGCTGGGCTGTCCCGACTGCTACGCGGTCTTCGAAAATCAACTCGGCCCGCTGCTTGAGCGCATCCACGAAGGCGCCACGCACCACGTCGGCAAGACGCCGGTCAATCAGAATCTCGATCTCGCGCAGCGGCTGACCCACCTGCGCAAAAAACTTGCCGAGGCGCTCGCCGCCGAGCAGTACGAACGGGCGGCCAAGATCCGCGATGAACTGCTCGATCTCGGCTCAGGCGAGTCGCCGCCGCCGGCCGAGGGCGGCGAATCGGCCGGGAGCCTGCGCGCATGA